Part of the Prevotella communis genome is shown below.
ATCAATAGGTTAGTTAGTTATAAGGTTAGATTGTTTTTAAGGAAAGTAGGTATTAGTAAGGTAATAGAGATTGCATTAAGGGTAACAAAAGTAGAAAAGGTTTTTAGTTATTAATATCGAATGAAATGCAGGCCGCTGGTTGGTGAACCAAGACCTGCATTTTCGTTGTATATGGGTTTTATGTCTATCTTTTGATTCTCGTAGCCCTGATAATGCGCACATCATTAACAGGACGGTTGTAGTCGTCGGTAAACACCTTCTGGATTTTCTCTACGACATCCAGTCCCTCGGTGACTTCGCCAAACACGGTGTATTGTCCGTCGAGATGGGGCGAACCGCCGCGCTTTTTGTAAGTCCAGTACATCTCAGAACTGAATCTGGTCTGTCCCTTGGTATTTTCGAGCACCTTCTCCTGGATGGCTTCCAGTTCCTTGGTGGAATAGGTCTTACCCCATACGATATAGAACTGGCAGGCGCTGGAGCGTCTCTGCGGGTTTCTGGCATCGCCCTCGCGAGCCATTGCCAGGGTTCCTCTGGCATGATAGTGTGTAGGCGTCTTGATTTCTGCAGGCAGCGTATAGCCCAGATCGCCTCCGCCCAGAATCTCTCCTGATTCTGCATGCTTACTCTTTGGGTCGCCCGCCTGTATCATGAAATTCCTGATGACACGGTGAAAGAGCAGGGAGTCATAAAATTGTTCATCCACGAGTTTCAGGAAGTTGTCACGATGCAGCGGTGTGTCATCATACAGCATGACACGGATGTTGCCCTCTGTTGTCTCAAGCAGCACCTCATTGGTCTGAGCGGCTGCTGGCAATACAAACAGCAGACTGGCTATAATACATTTGATTTTCATAAATTATCAATTATCCATTTTAAGTTTCAGTTTGTTGTTCCAGTTCCCAGTAAAGAGGCGTGTCAGGAAAATGATGCCTCTGAAGGTCAGTTCTATGGCCATTGCCAGCCAGACCCCCATCAGGCCGTAATCCTTTGACAGGTACCAGGCCAGCGTCAGACGTACGCCCCACATGGATGCCAGACTCATAAAGGCTGGCTTCAGCGTGTCGCCGGCACCCACGAAGACGCCATTGCATACGATGGCGGCAGCAAACATCGGTTCGGCCCATGCCTCGATGCGCAGGACATCGGTACCCAGTGTGATAACGTCGTCTACAGGCGACATGATTGTCATCAGCTCTGGTGCGAAGGTCCACATCAGGATACCCATGAAGGTCATCACGACGATGCCCATGCCCACAGACATCAGTGCCAGACTTCTGGTCAGCACCTTCTGACCGGCACCTATTCCCTGTCCTACAAGTGTGGTGGCTGCTTCAGCTATACCAAAGCCTGGCATATAACAGAGACTCTCAACGGTGATGGCCAGCGAGTGGGAGGCTATGGCGATAGTGCCCAGCGGGGCTACTATCAGCGTGCTTACTATCTGTGCACCGCCCATCAGCAGGTGTTGCAGTCCCATAGGTGCCCCAATCTTAAAGGCTGTGCCAACGGTATCGCTCTTTGGACGGAACGAGCCTGGGAAACCTTTCAGACGGAGCATATCGCTCTTTACCAGCAGGAAATACAACATCAGGATGGCTGTGACGAGTTCGGCAAGTCCTGTGCCCATGGCAGCGCCCATCACGCCGAGGTCGAGGATATAGATAAAGAAATAGTTGAAGATAACGTCCATCACACACATACCAATGTTGAGGATAGAGGGTATCTTCATATTACCTGAGCACTTCAGCATAGAGCCTGCCAGTCCTTCCATCTGGAAGAAGATGCCTGCCAGTCCGATGATGGCAAAATAGAGTGAGGCATCACGTGCTATCTCTGTACTGCCGCCAAGCCAGTAGGGCAGGAAGGGACTGATGCCTATGCAGATGCCACTCATCACGAAACTGAATATCAGGCAGCATACCAAGGCCTGACGCAACACACGACGTGCCGCCTCAAAGTCGTTGGCACCAATGAAATGGGCCACCTGTACAGAGAATCCCATCGAGGCTGCAGAGGCCAGTCCGCCCATCAGCCATCCGGTGGTCTCAACCAGTCCGATGGAAGCAGAAGCCTTTGCACCCAGATGTCCCACCATGGATGCGTCGATGAAGAACATCACCGTGGCGGATATCTGTGCAAGGATAGAGGGAATAGAAAGTTGCACGATGAGCCGCAACTTCTCCTGTTGCGTCATCGTGCGACCTTCACGTATGTATGATAATAAGTCTTTACTTTTCACCCGTGATATTATCAACAGCATCGCGAGCCTGATCATTCAGGT
Proteins encoded:
- a CDS encoding peptidylprolyl isomerase, translated to MKIKCIIASLLFVLPAAAQTNEVLLETTEGNIRVMLYDDTPLHRDNFLKLVDEQFYDSLLFHRVIRNFMIQAGDPKSKHAESGEILGGGDLGYTLPAEIKTPTHYHARGTLAMAREGDARNPQRRSSACQFYIVWGKTYSTKELEAIQEKVLENTKGQTRFSSEMYWTYKKRGGSPHLDGQYTVFGEVTEGLDVVEKIQKVFTDDYNRPVNDVRIIRATRIKR
- a CDS encoding MATE family efflux transporter, yielding MISRVKSKDLLSYIREGRTMTQQEKLRLIVQLSIPSILAQISATVMFFIDASMVGHLGAKASASIGLVETTGWLMGGLASAASMGFSVQVAHFIGANDFEAARRVLRQALVCCLIFSFVMSGICIGISPFLPYWLGGSTEIARDASLYFAIIGLAGIFFQMEGLAGSMLKCSGNMKIPSILNIGMCVMDVIFNYFFIYILDLGVMGAAMGTGLAELVTAILMLYFLLVKSDMLRLKGFPGSFRPKSDTVGTAFKIGAPMGLQHLLMGGAQIVSTLIVAPLGTIAIASHSLAITVESLCYMPGFGIAEAATTLVGQGIGAGQKVLTRSLALMSVGMGIVVMTFMGILMWTFAPELMTIMSPVDDVITLGTDVLRIEAWAEPMFAAAIVCNGVFVGAGDTLKPAFMSLASMWGVRLTLAWYLSKDYGLMGVWLAMAIELTFRGIIFLTRLFTGNWNNKLKLKMDN